The following proteins are encoded in a genomic region of Reichenbachiella sp.:
- a CDS encoding phosphoglycerate mutase family protein: MKHLLYFLLFIICHLSCTPTSEEPFTIYLVRHAEKDVSDKTNSDPTLTPCGEERAESLAVFFDQVALEKVYSSDYIRTKDTANPTAESKNKDLTLYNPGELNTIAQVLLERKENALVVGHSNTTGVLAGLLCDQKIEPFDESIYNRIYQVVISDKTPQLQVFHTAFSCE, translated from the coding sequence ATGAAACATCTTCTTTATTTCTTACTTTTCATTATTTGTCATCTTTCTTGTACGCCCACAAGCGAAGAACCATTCACCATCTACCTGGTCAGGCATGCTGAAAAAGATGTGTCGGATAAAACCAACTCGGACCCTACTTTAACCCCCTGTGGCGAGGAGAGAGCCGAAAGTCTCGCTGTTTTCTTTGACCAAGTAGCATTGGAAAAAGTCTACAGCTCAGATTACATCCGAACCAAAGACACTGCCAATCCAACTGCTGAATCCAAAAACAAAGACCTAACGCTATACAACCCTGGCGAATTAAATACCATCGCCCAAGTGCTACTGGAGCGAAAAGAAAATGCCTTAGTCGTGGGTCACAGCAATACCACAGGCGTATTGGCTGGGCTTCTTTGCGATCAAAAAATTGAACCCTTTGATGAAAGTATTTACAATCGCATCTACCAAGTGGTGATCAGTGATAAGACTCCACAACTACAGGTTTTTCATACGGCTTTCTCTTGTGAGTGA
- a CDS encoding GNAT family acetyltransferase, which produces MISRKATPNDIPGILALQAQNLISELSEEQKATNGFVTTPFTPELLDEIIGLGWAFVTEIEGQIVAYLFGGSWPYYEKWPIFPYMTSRFLNWKFKEWEITNENSFQYGPVCIDANHRGKQIINHLFEAMRKDFIKAYPLAATFINQANLISTKAHLKLGWTIEDEFEYNNSKYYGLAYDMSIPVALL; this is translated from the coding sequence ATGATATCAAGAAAGGCAACCCCAAACGACATACCAGGTATATTGGCGCTGCAGGCTCAAAACCTGATCAGTGAACTCAGTGAAGAGCAGAAAGCTACCAATGGCTTTGTTACCACACCCTTCACACCTGAATTACTAGATGAAATTATAGGATTAGGGTGGGCTTTTGTCACTGAGATTGAGGGTCAAATTGTAGCCTATCTATTTGGCGGTTCCTGGCCTTACTATGAGAAATGGCCCATCTTTCCATATATGACTTCCAGGTTTCTGAATTGGAAATTCAAAGAATGGGAAATCACGAATGAAAATAGTTTTCAGTACGGACCAGTCTGTATAGATGCTAATCACAGAGGGAAACAAATCATCAATCATTTGTTCGAAGCCATGCGCAAAGACTTTATCAAAGCTTATCCATTGGCAGCCACCTTCATCAATCAAGCCAATCTAATATCGACCAAAGCTCACCTCAAATTGGGCTGGACTATTGAAGATGAGTTTGAGTACAATAATTCTAAATACTATGGGTTAGCGTATGATATGTCTATCCCTGTTGCATTGCTTTAG
- a CDS encoding Na+/H+ antiporter NhaC family protein: protein MSEYGFWSLVPPLVAIGLALRTKQVFLSLTLGIWIGWVIIEGGNPLSGSFATLNAFVAVFEDAGNTRTIIFTLLIGALIALIQRSGGVAGFIESVKNVLEKQEQKNRNNRRLVQLFASLTGIVIFVESNISILTVGTLYRPIFDNLKIPREKLAYLADSSSAPSCIIFPFNAWGAYIMGLLVMQGFDRPFATMMSALPYNFYPFLALGIVGYIIYTGKDFGPMKKAEKRAQDEGKLIADGSTPMISDEVSMLEAKENIAHRSINMILPIITMIVMMPVMLVYTGWESLESTEGSFIDLSLQAMGQGSGSTSVLTAVATSVLIAIALYKAQRLLGIKEMVGLSLKGMSGMVSLAILMVFAFALGSLCKELKTGLYVAEVSKAWLSPNLVPAIVFLVSCFIAFSTGTSWGTFAIMISIAVPMATSMNVDPHLAIAAAIGGGVFGDHCSPISDTTIISSMASASDHVDHVNTQLPYALTAGGVTLILYLALGFLM from the coding sequence ATGAGCGAATATGGATTCTGGTCATTAGTCCCCCCTCTTGTAGCTATAGGTCTGGCCCTTCGTACCAAACAGGTTTTTCTTTCACTTACTCTTGGTATCTGGATTGGTTGGGTAATTATCGAAGGCGGCAACCCATTGTCAGGATCGTTTGCTACACTGAACGCCTTTGTGGCCGTATTCGAAGATGCTGGTAATACTAGAACGATCATATTCACACTCCTCATTGGGGCACTCATTGCACTTATCCAACGGTCTGGTGGAGTAGCCGGGTTTATCGAATCAGTTAAGAACGTTCTAGAAAAACAAGAACAGAAAAATCGAAACAACCGACGTTTGGTGCAGCTTTTTGCGTCTCTGACTGGAATCGTAATTTTTGTAGAGTCCAACATTTCCATTCTAACCGTAGGCACACTTTACCGTCCCATCTTCGACAATCTAAAAATACCTAGAGAAAAACTGGCCTACCTCGCTGATTCAAGCTCTGCGCCGTCTTGTATTATCTTTCCATTTAATGCTTGGGGGGCTTACATTATGGGACTCTTGGTGATGCAGGGATTTGATCGTCCTTTTGCTACGATGATGAGCGCCTTGCCTTACAACTTCTATCCATTCTTAGCACTAGGAATTGTTGGCTACATCATCTACACGGGCAAGGATTTTGGTCCTATGAAAAAAGCTGAAAAACGCGCACAGGATGAAGGCAAACTCATCGCGGATGGATCAACGCCTATGATTTCTGACGAGGTGTCTATGCTAGAAGCCAAAGAAAACATTGCACACCGAAGTATCAATATGATTCTTCCTATCATCACCATGATCGTCATGATGCCGGTTATGCTGGTCTATACCGGATGGGAAAGTCTGGAATCAACCGAAGGCAGTTTCATTGATTTATCGCTGCAAGCCATGGGCCAAGGTTCTGGTTCTACTTCTGTACTTACCGCGGTAGCCACATCTGTACTCATCGCTATAGCCCTTTATAAAGCACAGCGATTATTAGGCATTAAGGAAATGGTAGGCCTTTCCCTCAAAGGCATGTCCGGCATGGTGTCTCTCGCCATATTGATGGTATTTGCCTTTGCACTCGGAAGTCTTTGTAAAGAATTGAAAACAGGACTCTATGTAGCAGAAGTCTCGAAAGCCTGGCTTTCGCCCAATCTGGTTCCGGCGATTGTGTTTTTAGTAAGTTGCTTTATCGCCTTTAGCACTGGTACCTCCTGGGGTACATTTGCCATCATGATTTCTATAGCGGTGCCGATGGCTACCTCTATGAATGTAGATCCACACCTGGCCATAGCGGCAGCTATTGGCGGCGGAGTATTTGGAGATCACTGCTCACCAATATCGGATACTACGATCATTTCATCTATGGCTTCTGCAAGCGACCATGTGGATCATGTCAATACCCAACTTCCGTATGCATTGACTGCTGGAGGTGTAACCTTGATTTTGTACTTAGCACTTGGATTTTTAATGTAA
- a CDS encoding TlpA disulfide reductase family protein produces MKIAHLSCLLMFLVFGCSTPKSNDENTEVENETAEINPPPNDKYFMQATDGTYYYLEELVGKRVFINYWATWCKPCIAEMPDIQAAAEILTKENYVFFLVSDQDMNKIKEFENKKGFNLTFAKLNGKIQDLNIQSLPTTMIYNTNGKQIRKIAGAVKWDSEDMLNSLREVE; encoded by the coding sequence ATGAAGATTGCCCATTTGTCCTGTCTGCTCATGTTCTTGGTTTTTGGTTGTTCCACCCCCAAAAGCAATGATGAAAATACAGAGGTAGAAAATGAAACCGCAGAAATCAACCCTCCACCAAACGACAAATATTTCATGCAAGCCACAGATGGCACCTACTACTATCTGGAAGAGCTGGTAGGCAAAAGAGTCTTCATCAACTATTGGGCGACCTGGTGCAAACCGTGCATAGCAGAAATGCCAGACATACAAGCAGCAGCAGAAATCTTAACTAAAGAAAACTATGTATTCTTTTTGGTCTCTGACCAAGACATGAACAAAATCAAGGAATTCGAAAACAAAAAAGGCTTCAATTTGACTTTTGCCAAACTCAACGGGAAAATTCAGGACCTAAACATTCAGTCTTTGCCCACTACCATGATCTACAATACCAATGGAAAACAGATAAGAAAAATCGCCGGAGCGGTAAAATGGGATAGCGAGGACATGTTGAACAGCCTGAGAGAAGTAGAATAG
- a CDS encoding YceI family protein: MRRAFLLLISIFVVYSVSAQTMWKADPAHSSIQFEVSHMTISTVTGKFTDFTCELEAKKNSFDGAKIDAKVKVESVSTENLTRDKHLKEDDFFNAKQYPQMTFVSESFKKKDGDQYEITGMLTIRDVTKKITFPATYSGMINMGKKTVSGFKASFTINRFDYKLKWDDTLDTGSLVVGEEVDVKLNLELVKI, from the coding sequence ATGAGAAGAGCTTTTCTATTACTAATATCGATTTTCGTAGTTTATTCTGTCAGTGCTCAAACCATGTGGAAGGCAGATCCTGCCCATTCTTCTATTCAGTTTGAGGTATCACACATGACCATATCTACGGTGACAGGAAAATTCACAGATTTTACTTGTGAGTTGGAAGCCAAGAAGAACTCATTTGATGGCGCTAAGATTGATGCAAAGGTGAAGGTAGAAAGCGTTTCAACTGAGAATCTTACTCGTGACAAACATTTGAAAGAAGATGATTTTTTCAATGCGAAACAATATCCTCAAATGACTTTTGTGAGTGAATCATTTAAGAAAAAGGATGGAGATCAATATGAGATCACCGGAATGCTCACGATTAGAGACGTAACTAAAAAAATCACATTCCCTGCTACTTATAGTGGCATGATCAATATGGGGAAGAAGACGGTTAGCGGCTTTAAAGCTAGTTTCACTATCAATCGATTTGATTATAAATTGAAGTGGGATGATACATTGGATACCGGTAGCCTGGTAGTTGGAGAAGAAGTGGATGTGAAATTGAATCTCGAACTCGTAAAGATTTGA
- a CDS encoding sodium-dependent transporter, with protein sequence MSQTDQFSNRWGIVLASLGMAIGAGNLWRFPRLAGQYGGTFIILWILFLFIWSIPLLLAEFSIGKKFKKGVIGSYAQLAGEKYTWMGFFVTICTLGIAFYYSIVTAWALRYLGFSLGNLVDTQPLSEKLVENPEYLNQFWNSISNGNWITIGLYILNVLLGVFVLSKGIQKGLEKANKILIPSLFFLLLIIAAIALNMENGVLGLEYMFSINWDDFGNSRIWIEALTQSAWSTGAGWGLMMTLSSYSRKNEEVTLNTFISAFGNNTASLVAGMAILPAVFALAPSYEGAVSYLQSGNQALTFTIIPKLFSTFPGGGLLSIVFFTALFLAAFSSLLPMIELFTRNLNDLGFSRKSAMTRVVIFFIIFGFPSAYSLDFFTNQDWVWGVGLIVTGLFILFAVVKSGAKKFKEELVDEDSDFKVSTKYFVICMSGNIVLALFLIYWWLSQGYSEYPWFDANGHWNFFDVYSNASILTQWGAVMLIGFLMNKFLYNKFATKK encoded by the coding sequence ATGAGTCAGACAGATCAGTTTAGTAATAGATGGGGAATTGTATTGGCCTCCTTAGGGATGGCCATTGGTGCCGGTAACCTTTGGCGATTTCCAAGATTGGCAGGACAGTACGGAGGTACATTTATTATTCTGTGGATTCTATTTCTTTTTATTTGGTCCATACCTCTGTTATTAGCAGAGTTCTCGATCGGTAAGAAATTCAAGAAAGGAGTTATTGGCTCTTATGCTCAACTGGCGGGAGAGAAGTACACTTGGATGGGGTTCTTCGTCACGATTTGTACACTTGGGATTGCATTCTATTATTCGATCGTTACGGCTTGGGCATTGCGCTATCTTGGTTTCTCTTTGGGGAACTTGGTTGATACGCAGCCATTGTCTGAAAAATTGGTCGAGAACCCCGAATACCTCAATCAGTTTTGGAATTCCATTTCTAATGGCAATTGGATCACCATTGGACTTTATATTTTGAACGTCTTATTAGGTGTTTTTGTCTTGTCCAAAGGGATACAGAAAGGCTTAGAAAAGGCTAACAAAATTCTAATTCCCAGTTTGTTTTTCTTGCTCCTCATCATTGCTGCCATTGCGCTCAATATGGAGAATGGTGTTTTAGGATTGGAATACATGTTCTCTATCAATTGGGATGATTTTGGAAATTCAAGAATTTGGATCGAAGCGCTGACTCAATCGGCTTGGTCTACAGGTGCCGGCTGGGGACTGATGATGACACTTTCTTCTTATTCGAGAAAAAATGAGGAGGTTACCCTTAATACGTTTATTAGTGCTTTTGGAAATAACACGGCTTCGTTAGTGGCTGGTATGGCGATCCTTCCGGCAGTATTTGCGCTGGCTCCATCATATGAGGGTGCGGTGTCATACCTGCAATCTGGAAATCAAGCCTTGACTTTTACCATTATACCCAAATTGTTTTCAACTTTTCCAGGCGGTGGATTATTGTCAATCGTCTTTTTTACGGCTTTGTTTCTGGCAGCATTTAGTTCGTTGTTGCCCATGATTGAGCTTTTTACAAGAAATCTAAACGACTTAGGTTTCAGTCGAAAGAGTGCGATGACCAGAGTAGTGATATTCTTTATCATATTTGGTTTCCCTTCTGCCTATTCTTTGGATTTCTTTACCAACCAGGATTGGGTTTGGGGGGTAGGTTTGATTGTAACAGGTCTGTTTATTTTGTTCGCCGTAGTTAAATCTGGAGCTAAGAAATTCAAAGAAGAACTGGTAGATGAAGATTCTGATTTCAAAGTTTCAACCAAATACTTTGTGATCTGCATGAGTGGAAATATAGTCTTGGCGCTGTTCTTAATTTACTGGTGGTTGTCGCAAGGTTACAGTGAGTATCCATGGTTCGATGCCAATGGCCATTGGAATTTCTTTGATGTCTACAGTAACGCATCTATTCTTACACAATGGGGAGCTGTGATGTTGATTGGATTCTTGATGAATAAATTTTTGTACAACAAATTCGCAACTAAAAAATGA
- a CDS encoding MetS family NSS transporter small subunit: MSTSAIIGMILILGTVVGGFVYFLSLAMRNESKKKG, translated from the coding sequence ATGAGTACTTCAGCAATAATCGGTATGATTTTAATTCTTGGAACTGTGGTCGGAGGGTTTGTTTACTTTCTGTCATTGGCCATGCGAAATGAATCAAAAAAGAAAGGCTAG
- a CDS encoding nucleoside triphosphate pyrophosphohydrolase family protein, producing MEKIDSLNQVAEFHKTFKHPIVDAPAIPDAKRCALRVELISEELKELQEAIDNNDLVEVADALCDIQYVLSGAVLEFGLGDKFVELFNEVQRSNMSKACKTMEEAEATVKHYKENKDTDSYIKEADGLFLVYRKEDDKTLKSVEYSPADLKGILGK from the coding sequence ATGGAGAAGATAGATTCACTCAATCAGGTTGCCGAGTTTCATAAGACATTCAAACACCCTATCGTAGATGCTCCGGCTATCCCAGATGCTAAAAGGTGTGCCTTGAGAGTAGAGTTGATTTCTGAAGAATTGAAAGAACTACAAGAGGCGATTGATAACAATGACTTGGTGGAAGTGGCTGACGCACTTTGTGATATTCAATACGTACTGTCGGGCGCGGTTTTGGAATTTGGCCTAGGAGATAAATTCGTAGAACTATTCAACGAAGTACAGCGCTCGAATATGAGCAAGGCTTGCAAAACCATGGAAGAAGCCGAAGCAACTGTCAAGCATTACAAAGAAAACAAAGACACGGACAGCTACATCAAAGAGGCAGATGGACTATTCTTGGTTTATCGTAAGGAAGACGATAAGACATTGAAATCTGTGGAATATTCTCCCGCTGATTTGAAAGGAATTTTGGGAAAGTAA
- a CDS encoding glycosyltransferase family 4 protein, with protein sequence MKIAQVCPYDWSRPGGVKAHIENLAIYLRKMGHEVKIIAPNVNADQINDPNVKLIGKGRSTTLWGGTEIDINVAKGEEVNELKKYLKEEQFDLLHFHNGWTPFMTYQVRYYSKAKHIGTFHDTPADNFLMQKFVGPILMPLAASLVWKVADHMISVSESQARYVKSFLAKDPTIIPNGINPEQFNTSFEPIEEYKDGKFNLLFLGRFEERKGLFYTLKAFKALKAKYPDIRLLIAGDGEQKQEALDFVADNKLEDVVFLGFIDEEIKANLIRTADVLLATAIYGESFGIVLLEAMACGTPVAGFGNEGYLNVIKSPWDEYFPTPRDLETLTDKIEKLYLNEDIRKEMSAWGIKEAKTYEWEHVTNQVFEVYEMVMNR encoded by the coding sequence ATGAAGATCGCACAAGTATGTCCGTATGATTGGTCCAGACCTGGAGGTGTAAAAGCCCATATTGAAAATTTGGCCATCTATCTAAGGAAAATGGGGCACGAGGTAAAAATCATCGCGCCTAATGTAAATGCTGATCAGATTAATGATCCAAATGTCAAATTGATTGGAAAAGGTAGAAGCACCACACTATGGGGTGGAACCGAGATCGACATCAACGTGGCCAAAGGCGAGGAAGTCAATGAATTAAAAAAGTATCTTAAGGAAGAGCAATTTGATTTGTTGCATTTTCACAACGGATGGACGCCATTCATGACGTACCAGGTGAGATACTATTCCAAAGCCAAACACATTGGGACTTTTCATGATACGCCAGCCGATAATTTCCTGATGCAGAAATTCGTAGGGCCTATACTGATGCCGTTGGCGGCAAGCTTAGTTTGGAAGGTCGCCGATCATATGATTTCTGTTTCTGAATCTCAAGCCAGATATGTCAAGTCTTTTCTAGCGAAAGACCCGACCATAATTCCGAATGGCATCAATCCAGAGCAATTCAATACTTCCTTTGAACCTATCGAGGAATACAAGGATGGTAAGTTCAACCTCCTATTTCTTGGGCGATTTGAAGAACGAAAAGGGCTATTCTATACACTGAAAGCCTTCAAAGCACTAAAAGCGAAATACCCAGATATTCGTTTATTGATCGCTGGTGATGGTGAACAAAAGCAAGAAGCGCTGGACTTTGTTGCTGACAACAAATTGGAAGATGTGGTTTTCTTAGGCTTCATAGACGAAGAAATCAAGGCCAATTTGATACGCACCGCTGATGTACTACTCGCAACTGCCATCTATGGTGAAAGCTTTGGTATCGTGCTCTTGGAAGCTATGGCGTGCGGCACACCGGTAGCCGGATTCGGAAACGAAGGCTATCTCAACGTGATCAAATCGCCCTGGGACGAGTATTTTCCAACCCCTCGAGATTTAGAAACGCTCACTGACAAAATCGAAAAGCTCTACCTCAATGAAGATATCAGAAAAGAGATGTCGGCTTGGGGAATCAAAGAAGCGAAAACCTATGAATGGGAACATGTGACTAATCAGGTGTTTGAGGTGTATGAGATGGTGATGAATCGTTAA
- a CDS encoding phosphatidylserine/phosphatidylglycerophosphate/cardiolipin synthase family protein, which yields MTINKQMTGQVLVDSNAFKVRFEALAAKAQKSIYIQAMSFEGDSVGEWLVDTLIASPAKDIQLCLDSYSKFVINDRFIYSLGYFKDEAFRAEVKNTAAVIKKAKANGIKVKYTNPLGFLFLKYPHRNHKKMVVIDEEVSFIGGLNFCEHNFEWHDMMVEMNSADMARSLSNDFHRSVAENDQSIVNDLGDTKMYYLDGYRSKEIYKEVFNNIDQAKESIQIFSPYVSDPLLTYTRNHKADGVRLDIVSPGINNKNIFKAILTNELMKGYFNFYEYQGRMSHLKAILIDGKRLVCGSSNFDFISYYFEEEVVMITENQEIVQSFIDNISKPDIENSILKKSLGGKRNIVVPLVFAGISRLCHVVASIISLKYLFRKSDV from the coding sequence ATGACAATAAATAAACAAATGACCGGACAGGTATTAGTAGATTCAAATGCATTCAAAGTACGATTTGAAGCATTAGCGGCTAAAGCACAGAAAAGTATTTATATACAAGCCATGTCTTTTGAGGGGGATTCTGTGGGGGAGTGGCTCGTAGATACCTTGATTGCTTCTCCAGCCAAAGACATTCAGCTCTGTCTGGATTCCTATTCAAAATTTGTGATCAATGATCGCTTCATTTATAGTCTGGGTTATTTCAAAGATGAGGCGTTCCGTGCTGAAGTAAAAAATACTGCAGCTGTTATCAAGAAAGCCAAAGCCAATGGTATCAAAGTCAAATACACCAATCCGCTTGGTTTTTTGTTTCTCAAATACCCACACCGAAATCACAAAAAGATGGTGGTTATCGACGAGGAGGTCTCTTTCATTGGTGGCCTCAACTTCTGTGAGCACAATTTTGAGTGGCACGATATGATGGTGGAAATGAATAGCGCTGATATGGCGAGGTCATTATCTAACGACTTTCACCGATCTGTTGCGGAGAATGACCAATCAATCGTCAACGACTTGGGTGATACGAAAATGTACTATCTCGATGGCTATCGAAGTAAAGAGATTTACAAAGAGGTTTTCAATAACATTGACCAGGCCAAAGAATCGATTCAAATCTTTTCACCATATGTCTCTGATCCTTTATTGACCTATACTCGAAACCATAAGGCTGACGGGGTGAGGCTTGATATTGTTTCTCCGGGTATCAATAATAAAAACATATTCAAGGCGATCCTTACCAATGAATTGATGAAAGGGTACTTTAATTTTTACGAGTATCAGGGTAGAATGTCACACCTCAAAGCCATATTGATAGATGGGAAGAGACTTGTCTGCGGGAGCAGCAATTTTGATTTCATCAGCTATTATTTTGAGGAGGAAGTGGTTATGATTACGGAAAATCAAGAAATAGTACAAAGTTTTATTGATAATATCTCAAAACCTGATATTGAGAATAGCATATTGAAAAAAAGTTTGGGGGGTAAACGAAATATCGTTGTCCCATTAGTGTTCGCTGGAATCAGCAGGCTTTGCCATGTAGTGGCATCCATAATTAGTTTGAAATATCTATTTAGAAAGTCTGACGTATAA
- a CDS encoding CDP-alcohol phosphatidyltransferase family protein — translation MLRSIKNHFSNHNAEVHSTIKLIDIEERFDLAFSRFFGLYFAKLGKFFNMTPTQVSIISLIVGVAGGYMLFYQDSWVITVWASVLITLAGVLDSADGQLARMTGQSTELGRFIDGFIDSAIFIACYLAACAYYVQGEMGWTIFLLAIPAGVVSHIFTSQIYDFYKSEFLYYVAGSESSKVKKIVELPQASDEVGFWNKFFRGLEIDYTKRQWMLVTRTEEMRDVYEHFAFNDSTREKFIEKYRNTFNPIMFWWALVGGTNTHRTLIMLFSIMGRFDLYLIVCLIKLIPIAIVMLAQKFMDEDFVKQLKFQLATQESA, via the coding sequence ATGTTACGTAGCATAAAAAACCACTTCAGCAATCACAACGCCGAAGTTCATTCTACCATTAAGCTTATTGATATTGAGGAGCGATTCGACTTGGCATTCAGCCGATTCTTTGGATTGTATTTTGCCAAATTGGGCAAATTTTTCAATATGACACCTACACAGGTTTCTATCATAAGTTTGATCGTGGGAGTAGCTGGTGGATACATGTTGTTCTACCAAGACAGCTGGGTGATTACGGTTTGGGCTTCTGTACTTATCACACTTGCTGGGGTGTTAGACAGTGCTGATGGACAATTAGCCAGAATGACTGGGCAGTCTACTGAGCTTGGTCGATTCATAGATGGATTCATTGACAGTGCCATATTTATCGCTTGTTACTTGGCAGCTTGTGCTTATTACGTGCAAGGAGAAATGGGTTGGACTATTTTCTTGTTAGCCATTCCAGCTGGTGTTGTCTCTCATATTTTTACCTCTCAGATATACGATTTCTACAAAAGTGAATTCTTGTATTATGTTGCTGGTTCTGAGAGTTCTAAGGTTAAAAAAATTGTAGAACTACCACAAGCATCTGATGAAGTAGGTTTTTGGAATAAGTTTTTCAGAGGATTAGAAATTGACTATACCAAAAGACAATGGATGTTGGTGACTCGTACCGAAGAGATGCGAGATGTATATGAGCACTTTGCTTTCAATGACAGCACGAGAGAAAAGTTTATTGAAAAATACAGGAATACTTTCAATCCTATCATGTTTTGGTGGGCGTTAGTGGGAGGTACCAATACGCATAGAACACTAATTATGCTTTTTAGCATTATGGGACGTTTCGATTTGTATCTTATTGTATGTCTGATCAAGCTGATACCTATTGCTATCGTGATGCTCGCTCAAAAATTCATGGATGAAGATTTCGTGAAACAATTGAAGTTTCAATTGGCCACTCAGGAATCTGCCTAA
- a CDS encoding NTP transferase domain-containing protein produces the protein MVCVILAAGKNLRLNLGQPKSALTVGGQSLMERHIDQFQKIGVTDFAVITGFHKDALEEICEDIRQKYDANITTIYNEKFELENGYSLYAAKDWVHEIGDEEFFFTMADHYYEEAFLDDLKTKLIFDKGAYLKLAVDIPGAHNEHIDLDDVTKVDADDYINRIGKEIEGYNYYDTGLFYVKKNVFDVLDHIATNQKLSISNLVTHLSAEKKARVIEVVGYYWNDIDTPEDFKSSQEHLAQRAAK, from the coding sequence ATGGTCTGTGTAATTCTCGCCGCTGGCAAAAACTTACGTTTAAACTTAGGACAGCCAAAATCTGCTTTGACAGTTGGAGGACAAAGTTTAATGGAGCGGCATATTGACCAATTTCAAAAAATTGGAGTAACGGACTTTGCAGTAATCACTGGATTTCATAAAGATGCACTAGAGGAAATCTGCGAGGATATTCGTCAAAAGTATGATGCAAACATCACCACCATTTACAATGAGAAATTTGAATTGGAAAATGGCTATTCATTGTATGCTGCAAAGGATTGGGTTCATGAAATAGGTGACGAGGAATTTTTCTTTACCATGGCGGATCACTATTATGAAGAAGCCTTTCTGGATGATCTGAAGACTAAATTGATCTTTGATAAAGGGGCTTATCTGAAATTAGCCGTTGATATTCCTGGAGCGCACAATGAACACATCGATTTGGATGACGTAACCAAGGTAGATGCTGATGATTATATCAATAGAATTGGGAAAGAGATTGAAGGATATAATTATTACGATACGGGTTTGTTCTATGTGAAGAAGAATGTTTTTGATGTATTAGACCATATCGCTACGAATCAAAAATTGTCTATTTCGAATCTTGTTACACACCTTTCTGCAGAGAAGAAAGCCAGAGTAATTGAAGTAGTAGGATATTATTGGAATGACATCGATACCCCCGAAGATTTTAAGAGTTCGCAGGAGCATCTGGCTCAAAGAGCCGCCAAATAA